Proteins found in one Nitrospirae bacterium CG2_30_53_67 genomic segment:
- a CDS encoding phosphatidylglycerophosphatase A, with translation MDRIILFFASGFLSGYAPLASGTAGTLVGIAIFILLNQFPLKLYGILTSAIVFFGVWLSSRAEAILGEKDSGVIVIDEIAGFLITMFALPMTWQTIVIGFFVFRAFDIFKPFPIRRIDQRVPGGWGVMLDDVLAGVYANLTIHLLRRVM, from the coding sequence TTGGATAGAATCATCCTCTTTTTTGCATCCGGGTTTTTAAGCGGCTATGCCCCACTTGCTTCCGGGACCGCCGGGACACTGGTCGGGATTGCAATATTTATTCTGCTCAATCAATTTCCTCTAAAACTATACGGCATTCTGACCTCAGCCATCGTGTTTTTCGGCGTCTGGTTGTCCTCCCGGGCCGAAGCGATCCTCGGAGAAAAAGACAGCGGTGTCATTGTGATTGATGAGATCGCCGGGTTCCTGATCACCATGTTCGCACTCCCCATGACCTGGCAGACCATCGTCATCGGCTTCTTTGTGTTCCGGGCATTCGATATATTCAAGCCCTTTCCCATTCGAAGGATTGATCAACGCGTTCCGGGGGGATGGGGAGTGATGCTGGATGACGTCCTGGCCGGGGTGTACGCCAACCTGACGATCCATCTGCTCCGGCGGGTGATGTGA
- a CDS encoding carboxymuconolactone decarboxylase: protein MPHLPAPYKRFVKDFPEVSKAYSGFAKACHEHGPLDEKTRRLVKLGVAVGLCSEGAVKSHARRALQIGASPEEVRHAVLLGMTTVGFPSTIAALEWIQEVLPAKRKKKK from the coding sequence ATGCCCCATCTTCCCGCGCCCTACAAACGATTCGTCAAGGATTTCCCCGAAGTGAGCAAGGCCTATTCGGGATTTGCCAAGGCATGCCATGAACATGGCCCGCTGGATGAGAAGACCCGCCGTCTGGTCAAGCTGGGGGTGGCCGTGGGCCTTTGTTCCGAGGGCGCCGTCAAGTCCCATGCGCGCCGGGCCCTGCAGATCGGCGCGTCCCCTGAGGAGGTTCGCCATGCGGTCCTTCTCGGCATGACCACGGTCGGATTCCCTTCGACCATTGCGGCCCTGGAGTGGATCCAGGAGGTCTTGCCGGCAAAAAGAAAAAAGAAAAAATAA
- a CDS encoding ATP-binding protein produces the protein MDHIAITVDKSHLITIGEQLYARSIELIRELINNAYDADAAQVHVEIGEKNITVRDDGTGMDLEGLRQYFNIGSREKRIRSRSEKFQRERIGQFGIGKFASLSACSRFVVETKRGDFAARVIFDKEEWERNADHWDLPLEILSPVPARDDGTTVVLENLSRTFDLTEVEKTIIESVPIQAPDFEVFLNGNRVTPRKYSGHRIPFLEGTRFGVIHGEVVILPVSQSHDRDFGIECKVRNVTVRRELFGMESWGKEIARVRGEVHADFLPVTSDRSGFRVDSEEYREFYAVMEKVVSDIRKVLNSLSGRKENQRVKRALREALDRIQQALTRNPEFSPFGVLPEGSDTGPLGEAGAVRKGREDGKGETETPKKRERKEKKPRPVIPSVKRLTPDAVVQKVRMNHVGVTCCLDQFGPDGPECFTEGTIIYINRDHPLYRREAHSLKTHTMHIARLITQEIALMKDPADPRQAFERQSRLLKDAFISG, from the coding sequence ATGGATCATATTGCCATTACGGTAGACAAAAGCCATCTCATCACCATCGGGGAACAGCTTTATGCGCGGAGCATCGAGCTGATCCGGGAACTGATCAATAATGCCTACGATGCGGATGCAGCCCAGGTCCATGTGGAGATCGGGGAGAAGAATATCACGGTCCGGGACGACGGAACGGGCATGGATCTTGAGGGTCTGAGACAGTATTTTAATATCGGGTCCAGAGAAAAGAGAATTCGCAGCCGTTCTGAGAAATTTCAGAGGGAGAGAATCGGCCAATTCGGCATCGGCAAGTTCGCGAGCCTGTCGGCCTGTTCCCGGTTTGTGGTGGAGACAAAAAGAGGGGATTTTGCCGCGCGGGTGATTTTCGACAAGGAGGAGTGGGAACGGAATGCGGACCACTGGGATCTTCCTTTGGAGATCCTGAGCCCGGTCCCGGCTCGCGACGACGGGACCACCGTGGTTCTTGAAAACCTCTCCAGGACCTTCGATCTGACGGAGGTGGAGAAGACCATCATTGAATCCGTGCCTATCCAGGCGCCGGATTTCGAGGTTTTTCTCAACGGCAATCGTGTGACGCCGCGGAAATACTCGGGGCACAGGATTCCGTTCCTTGAAGGGACTCGGTTTGGTGTGATTCACGGCGAGGTGGTGATCCTGCCGGTCTCCCAGAGCCATGACCGGGATTTCGGCATTGAGTGCAAGGTCAGAAACGTGACCGTGAGGAGGGAGCTCTTCGGCATGGAATCCTGGGGCAAGGAGATTGCGCGTGTGCGGGGTGAGGTCCATGCGGATTTCCTTCCGGTGACGAGCGATCGGTCCGGGTTCCGTGTGGATTCCGAGGAGTACCGGGAGTTTTATGCAGTCATGGAGAAGGTGGTATCGGATATCCGTAAGGTTCTGAACTCTCTTTCAGGGCGTAAGGAGAATCAGCGGGTCAAGCGGGCGCTTCGTGAAGCCCTGGACCGGATTCAACAGGCCCTGACCCGGAATCCGGAATTCTCTCCGTTTGGGGTCCTGCCCGAGGGGTCGGATACGGGCCCGCTCGGCGAGGCCGGGGCCGTGAGGAAAGGGCGAGAGGACGGGAAAGGAGAAACAGAGACGCCGAAAAAGAGGGAACGGAAAGAGAAAAAGCCAAGGCCTGTGATCCCGTCCGTGAAGAGACTGACGCCCGACGCGGTCGTGCAGAAGGTCAGGATGAATCATGTGGGTGTCACGTGCTGTCTGGATCAATTCGGGCCGGACGGGCCCGAGTGCTTTACCGAAGGGACCATCATCTATATCAACCGGGACCATCCCCTCTACCGGAGAGAGGCCCATAGCCTCAAGACCCACACCATGCATATTGCGCGGCTCATCACACAGGAGATCGCCTTGATGAAGGATCCGGCCGATCCCAGGCAGGCCTTCGAGAGACAGAGCCGGCTCCTCAAGGACGCCTTTATCAGCGGATGA